In the genome of Streptomyces collinus, one region contains:
- a CDS encoding oxygenase MpaB family protein, which produces MTGADPGLFGPASVTWQVHSDPVMWIAGVRALYLQALHPRAVRGVMQNSDFRRDAWGRLMRTASFVGTTTYGTTDAAERAGARVRRIHRMLTATDPDTGERYGVDEPALLMWVHCAEIDSYLHVARRSGFRLTDAEADRYLAEHLESARLVGLDPGAVPGNRAEMAAYFDKVRPDLAAGPEAREVDDFLLRPPTHPLLVPAREVLWRRVAHLAYASLPPYAHELYGRPAPAPATVTRQLRLAGLLLRRVPARVRWQLPPKHILRAMARLGPGARPAPYKLGR; this is translated from the coding sequence ATGACCGGCGCGGACCCGGGACTGTTCGGTCCCGCATCGGTGACCTGGCAGGTGCACAGCGACCCCGTGATGTGGATCGCGGGCGTCCGGGCGCTCTACCTCCAGGCCCTGCATCCGCGCGCGGTCCGCGGGGTCATGCAGAACTCCGACTTCCGGCGGGACGCCTGGGGCCGGCTGATGCGCACCGCGAGCTTCGTCGGAACGACGACCTACGGCACCACCGACGCCGCCGAGCGCGCCGGTGCCCGCGTCCGCAGGATCCACCGCATGCTGACCGCGACCGACCCGGACACGGGCGAGCGCTACGGCGTCGACGAACCCGCCCTGCTGATGTGGGTGCACTGCGCCGAGATCGACTCGTACCTTCACGTCGCCCGCCGGTCCGGCTTCCGGCTCACCGACGCCGAGGCCGACCGCTACCTCGCCGAACACCTGGAGAGCGCCCGCCTCGTGGGTCTCGACCCCGGCGCCGTACCGGGCAACCGGGCCGAGATGGCCGCGTACTTCGACAAGGTGCGCCCGGACCTCGCCGCCGGACCCGAGGCACGCGAGGTGGACGACTTCCTGCTCCGCCCGCCGACGCACCCCCTCCTCGTACCGGCGCGCGAGGTGCTGTGGCGGCGCGTGGCACATCTGGCGTACGCCTCCCTGCCGCCGTACGCCCACGAGTTGTACGGCAGACCGGCCCCCGCACCCGCCACCGTCACCCGCCAACTGCGCCTCGCAGGCCTCCTGCTGCGCCGCGTTCCCGCACGTGTGCGGTGGCAACTCCCGCCCAAACACATCCTGCGGGCCATGGCGAGGCTCGGCCCCGGCGCCCGCCCGGCACCGTACAAACTCGGACGATAG
- a CDS encoding D-2-hydroxyacid dehydrogenase, producing the protein MPDRLVVLYRGNRPPATALIERLADTVYATEEELPYLLPGADALLAWVTITPAIREAWPDTPEKAPRWVHASSAGVDSFLFPALVEDPGVTLTNARGVYDRPTAEYVLGLILALAKDFPGTWEHQQRREWRPRPSDGITARTVLVWGTGPIGRAIARLLRAVGMRVCGAGRTARSGDPDFGTVHGSATVPAALAEADYVVLAAPLTPDTRGMVDAPVLAAMKPGARLINVGRGGLVDEEALIDHLSAGRLAGAALDVFGQEPLPAGSPLWDMPGVMISPHTAGETTAEREALVEVFLDNLTRHVEGRPLRNVVDKRRGYVIHEESPA; encoded by the coding sequence ATGCCCGACCGCCTCGTCGTCCTCTACCGGGGCAACCGGCCCCCCGCCACCGCACTCATCGAACGCCTCGCGGACACCGTCTACGCCACCGAGGAGGAACTGCCCTACCTCCTCCCCGGCGCCGACGCCCTCCTGGCCTGGGTCACCATCACCCCGGCCATCCGCGAGGCCTGGCCCGACACCCCCGAGAAGGCGCCCCGCTGGGTGCACGCCTCCTCGGCGGGCGTCGACTCCTTCCTCTTCCCCGCCCTGGTCGAGGATCCGGGCGTCACGCTCACCAACGCGCGTGGCGTCTACGACCGGCCGACGGCCGAGTACGTCCTCGGACTGATCCTCGCGCTCGCCAAGGACTTCCCCGGCACCTGGGAACACCAGCAGCGCCGCGAGTGGCGTCCGCGTCCCAGCGACGGCATCACCGCACGCACCGTTCTGGTGTGGGGCACCGGGCCGATCGGACGTGCCATCGCCCGGCTGTTGCGCGCCGTGGGCATGCGGGTCTGCGGCGCCGGCCGCACGGCCCGGTCCGGCGACCCCGACTTCGGTACGGTCCACGGTTCGGCCACCGTCCCCGCGGCCCTGGCGGAGGCGGACTACGTCGTCCTGGCCGCACCCCTCACCCCGGACACCCGGGGCATGGTCGACGCCCCCGTGCTGGCCGCGATGAAGCCGGGAGCCCGGCTGATCAACGTCGGCCGGGGCGGCCTGGTCGACGAGGAGGCGCTCATCGACCACCTCTCCGCGGGCCGGCTCGCCGGTGCCGCCCTGGACGTCTTCGGCCAGGAGCCCCTGCCGGCCGGGTCCCCCCTGTGGGACATGCCCGGCGTGATGATCTCCCCGCACACGGCGGGCGAGACCACCGCCGAGCGGGAGGCACTCGTCGAGGTGTTCCTCGACAATCTCACCCGGCACGTCGAGGGCCGCCCCCTGCGCAACGTCGTGGACAAGCGGCGCGGTTACGTGATCCACGAGGAGTCCCCCGCCTGA
- a CDS encoding amino acid ABC transporter ATP-binding protein, whose product MNADGTIVARKLCKSYGRHQVLRDIDLTVAAGEISCIIGPSGSGKSTLLRCINGLETIDRGVLKVNGEDFGYVEKDDAYHAVRPKRLAQQRTRIGMVFQQFNLFPNMTAEDNVMSGPVLVKKKNREASREQARELLAKVGLDGCGHKYPAQLSGGQQQRVAIARALAMEPTIMLFDEPTSALDPERVGEVLAVMRDLAGNGMTMLLVTHEMGFAREVADEVLFMDGGVAVERGDAREVLGNPREKRTQAFLERVL is encoded by the coding sequence GTGAACGCCGACGGAACGATCGTCGCACGCAAACTGTGCAAGAGCTACGGACGTCACCAGGTCCTGCGTGACATCGACCTGACCGTCGCGGCCGGTGAGATCTCGTGCATCATCGGGCCGAGCGGATCCGGCAAATCGACACTGCTGCGCTGTATCAACGGCCTGGAGACCATCGACCGCGGTGTCCTCAAGGTCAACGGGGAGGACTTCGGCTACGTCGAGAAGGACGACGCCTACCACGCCGTGCGCCCCAAGCGGCTGGCCCAGCAGCGCACCCGCATCGGCATGGTCTTCCAGCAGTTCAACCTGTTCCCCAACATGACCGCCGAGGACAACGTCATGTCCGGACCGGTGCTGGTGAAGAAGAAGAACCGTGAGGCCAGCCGCGAGCAGGCGCGAGAACTGCTGGCCAAGGTCGGCCTCGACGGATGCGGCCACAAATACCCCGCCCAGCTCTCCGGCGGCCAGCAGCAACGCGTGGCCATCGCCCGCGCGCTCGCGATGGAACCCACCATCATGCTGTTCGACGAACCCACCAGCGCACTGGACCCCGAACGCGTGGGCGAAGTACTCGCCGTCATGCGTGACCTCGCCGGCAACGGAATGACCATGCTGCTCGTCACGCACGAGATGGGCTTCGCCCGAGAGGTAGCCGACGAGGTGCTGTTCATGGACGGCGGCGTCGCGGTCGAACGCGGCGACGCCCGCGAAGTCCTCGGCAACCCCCGTGAGAAGCGAACCCAGGCGTTCCTCGAAAGGGTCCTGTAG
- a CDS encoding NAD-dependent succinate-semialdehyde dehydrogenase, protein MTVVRDVPKQLFIGGGWQDAESGRTLSVDNPATGEELCRVADASPADGQRAVEAAVAAQAAWAATAPRARSEILRRAYDILIARTEDLALLMTLEMGKPLAEARAEVAYGAEFFRWFSEEAVRIDGGLTTAPDGRNRLLVTRQPVGPCLLITPWNFPLAMGTRKIGPAIAAGCTIVLKPAPQTPLTSLALAAILTEAGLPDGVLNIITTTDAAGVVEPLLRGGQIRKLSFTGSTGVGRILLAQCADTVIRTSMELGGNAPLIVFDDADLDTAVEGTMVAKMRNMGESCCAANRIYVHTSIAAEFASRLAARMAALTVGDGTEPGTDVGPLIDLAGRSKAHDLVSDAVKRGATVLTGGQLPEGPGCFYPPTVLTGIAPESQIIDTEIFGPVAAIRTFDTEDEAVTAANDTEFGLASYLFTQNLDRALRVAERLESGMIGLNTGLVSNPAAPFGGIKQSGLGREGGTVGIDEFLEYKYIAVPVGA, encoded by the coding sequence ATGACTGTCGTCCGTGATGTTCCCAAGCAGTTGTTCATCGGCGGGGGCTGGCAGGACGCGGAGTCCGGCCGGACTCTGTCCGTCGACAACCCGGCCACGGGTGAGGAGTTGTGCCGGGTCGCCGACGCCTCACCCGCGGACGGGCAGCGTGCCGTCGAGGCGGCGGTCGCCGCGCAGGCCGCCTGGGCCGCCACCGCACCCCGCGCCCGCAGTGAGATCCTGCGCCGCGCCTACGACATCCTCATCGCGCGCACCGAGGACCTCGCGCTGCTGATGACGCTGGAGATGGGCAAGCCCCTGGCCGAGGCCCGCGCCGAAGTCGCCTACGGCGCGGAGTTCTTCCGCTGGTTCTCCGAGGAAGCCGTCCGCATCGACGGCGGCCTGACCACCGCCCCCGACGGCCGCAACCGGCTCCTGGTCACCCGCCAGCCGGTCGGACCCTGCCTGCTGATCACGCCGTGGAACTTCCCCCTGGCCATGGGCACCCGCAAGATCGGCCCCGCCATCGCCGCCGGCTGCACCATCGTCCTCAAACCCGCCCCCCAAACCCCCCTGACCAGCCTCGCCCTCGCCGCGATCCTGACCGAAGCCGGACTGCCCGACGGCGTCCTCAACATCATCACCACCACCGACGCCGCCGGAGTCGTCGAACCCCTCCTGCGCGGCGGCCAGATCCGCAAACTGTCCTTCACCGGCTCCACCGGCGTCGGCCGGATCCTGCTCGCCCAGTGCGCCGACACCGTCATCCGCACCAGCATGGAACTCGGCGGCAACGCCCCCCTGATCGTCTTCGACGACGCCGACCTCGACACCGCCGTCGAAGGCACCATGGTCGCCAAGATGCGCAACATGGGCGAGTCCTGCTGCGCCGCCAACCGCATCTACGTCCACACCTCCATCGCCGCAGAGTTCGCCTCCCGCCTGGCCGCCCGCATGGCCGCCCTGACCGTCGGCGACGGCACCGAGCCCGGCACCGACGTCGGCCCCCTCATCGACCTCGCCGGCCGCAGCAAGGCCCACGACCTCGTCTCCGACGCCGTCAAGCGCGGCGCCACCGTCCTGACCGGCGGGCAACTCCCCGAAGGGCCGGGCTGCTTCTACCCGCCCACCGTCCTGACCGGTATCGCACCCGAGTCGCAGATCATCGACACCGAGATCTTCGGCCCCGTCGCAGCGATCCGCACTTTCGACACCGAGGACGAAGCCGTCACCGCCGCCAACGACACCGAGTTCGGCCTGGCCTCCTACCTGTTCACCCAGAACCTCGACCGCGCCCTGCGCGTCGCCGAACGCCTCGAAAGCGGCATGATCGGCCTCAACACCGGCCTCGTCTCCAACCCCGCCGCCCCCTTCGGCGGCATCAAGCAATCCGGCCTCGGCCGCGAAGGCGGCACCGTCGGCATCGACGAGTTCCTCGAGTACAAGTACATCGCCGTACCCGTCGGAGCCTGA
- a CDS encoding ABC transporter permease subunit — MSLAHAPAAARPSPWPAAAGRVLAGGALLGAVALLPWLSGADPARTVLRARSADQNPTPAELAAVRVQLGLDEGPLVHLAHWLGGLPRGDAGVSWVSGAPVMPQVGTALSVSLTLMLGAFAVTALVAGLVCARTVFLGSRRRLRQDRAGTTAAVLASLPKFLLASVLATVCGVWWGWFPSSGWEGPQSMLLPSLALGIPSGAMLGGMLDQALPPAFHEPWARTAYAVGLPSGRIARNALRRTLPGILPQLLPTVVALVGGAVAVEMIFNIPGLGRLALEAAVAQDLPVLQTATLALVLLGVSAGIVIRALRHALLGRPLRDGALPALHRPPLTVPSSLRWITTVCALVLLALVTAGLLRDPLQVDTAARLLPPSLDHPLGTDALGRDLLARLGHGALRTAGVALAVTAVSAVTGLLLGMAPRASAGPTEVVSTLPAVLAGLLIAGVTGPSVWGAASAVCAVGWTPYAAQTAALLEQERAGGHIAASVALGAGRLHLMRRHLLPSVIPALLRNALLRLPTTVLVLASLGFLGLGEQPPTPEWGRLLSENQPYAELAPWTVLGPAAALVVLSVLAVTGSVRGRGKGA; from the coding sequence ATGAGCCTCGCGCACGCCCCCGCCGCCGCCCGCCCGTCCCCCTGGCCGGCGGCGGCCGGCCGTGTGCTCGCCGGTGGCGCACTGCTCGGCGCCGTGGCCCTGCTCCCCTGGCTGTCCGGAGCCGACCCGGCCCGGACCGTGCTGCGGGCGCGCTCCGCCGACCAGAACCCCACACCTGCCGAACTCGCCGCCGTGCGCGTCCAACTGGGGTTGGACGAGGGCCCGCTGGTCCACCTCGCCCACTGGCTGGGCGGCCTGCCGCGCGGGGACGCGGGCGTCTCGTGGGTCTCCGGCGCACCGGTCATGCCGCAGGTGGGCACGGCCCTGTCGGTCTCCCTGACGCTGATGCTGGGCGCGTTCGCGGTCACGGCCCTGGTCGCCGGACTGGTGTGCGCCCGTACGGTCTTCCTCGGTTCCCGGCGCCGGCTGCGGCAGGACCGGGCGGGCACCACGGCCGCCGTCCTCGCGTCGCTGCCGAAGTTCCTGCTCGCCTCGGTGCTGGCCACCGTGTGCGGGGTGTGGTGGGGCTGGTTCCCGTCCAGCGGGTGGGAGGGCCCGCAGTCGATGCTGCTGCCCTCACTCGCCCTCGGCATCCCGTCGGGCGCGATGCTCGGCGGCATGCTCGACCAGGCGCTGCCCCCCGCCTTCCACGAACCCTGGGCGCGCACGGCCTACGCCGTCGGCCTCCCGTCCGGCCGCATCGCCCGCAACGCGCTGCGCCGCACCCTGCCCGGCATACTGCCGCAGCTGCTGCCGACCGTCGTGGCGCTGGTCGGCGGTGCGGTCGCCGTGGAGATGATCTTCAACATCCCGGGGCTCGGCCGACTCGCCCTGGAAGCCGCCGTCGCCCAAGACCTCCCGGTGCTGCAGACCGCGACGCTGGCTCTGGTCCTGCTCGGCGTGAGCGCGGGCATCGTGATCCGCGCCCTGCGTCACGCCCTCCTCGGACGGCCCTTGCGGGACGGCGCCCTGCCCGCCCTGCACCGCCCCCCGCTCACGGTGCCGTCCTCCCTGCGCTGGATCACCACCGTCTGCGCCCTCGTCCTGCTCGCCCTGGTCACCGCGGGCCTCCTGCGCGACCCCCTCCAGGTCGACACGGCGGCACGGCTGCTGCCGCCGTCCCTCGACCACCCTCTGGGCACGGACGCCCTGGGCCGTGACCTGCTGGCCCGGCTGGGTCACGGTGCGTTGCGCACCGCGGGGGTCGCCCTGGCCGTCACGGCGGTCAGCGCCGTCACCGGACTGCTGCTGGGCATGGCACCGCGGGCGAGCGCCGGCCCGACGGAGGTCGTGTCGACGCTGCCCGCCGTCCTCGCGGGCCTGCTGATCGCGGGTGTGACCGGACCCTCGGTGTGGGGCGCCGCGAGCGCGGTCTGCGCGGTGGGCTGGACTCCGTACGCCGCCCAGACCGCCGCGCTGCTGGAGCAGGAACGCGCCGGCGGGCACATCGCCGCGTCCGTCGCACTCGGCGCCGGGCGGCTGCACCTGATGCGCCGCCACCTGCTCCCCTCGGTGATCCCGGCGCTCCTGCGCAACGCCCTGCTCCGCCTGCCCACGACCGTCCTGGTCCTGGCCTCGCTCGGCTTCCTGGGCCTGGGCGAGCAGCCGCCCACCCCCGAGTGGGGCCGCCTCCTCTCGGAGAACCAGCCGTACGCCGAACTGGCCCCCTGGACCGTGCTGGGCCCGGCAGCCGCCCTCGTCGTGCTGTCCGTGCTGGCGGTGACGGGCAGCGTACGGGGACGGGGGAAAGGCGCATAG
- a CDS encoding serine/threonine-protein kinase, translating to MGDSRLIQGRYRLLDLIGRGGMGEVWRARDESLGRHVAVKCLKPLGPNHDHAFTRVLRERFRREARVAAALQHRGITVVHDFGEADGVLYLVMELLDGRNLSQLLEDNKQHPLPVADVMEIAEQVAAALAYCHEQNIVHRDLKPANIVRLGDGTVKICDFGIARLGHDIGFTSRLTGTGIAMGTPHYMSPEQIGGDGVDHRSDLYSFGCVLYEIATGVPPFDLDDAWAVLVGHRDTPPRPPREHRAELPEYLERVVLDLLAKEPGQRPDDARELARRISAHRAAPACVPAVAAARPVPGGPAGAGRLPSWTRGMTTGHKATGTGLRTTPPDPSAGLSGEWIARPATGPVIEEPAPAQRPAPPTEVLTALAGRHNAGLSLGRLGRWAEAGEVHRAVAAEREHLLGPDHPDTLASRYEVAFTLSRTGRAADALREYKHVAEARIRTLGADHPDTLAARQEMAYVLGQLGRPFDAHRVYTSVLTAREDTMGPDHPDTLRCRHNLAFNLSRLGRLEDSYRMAREVATARARVLGPDHPDTLVTRYEVAYALGQLGRWPEALETYREVAEARGRALGPDHPDTLAARHEIGISLGRLGRSAEALDLYGGLAGDRSRSQGPTHPETLRARHGRCVNLGRLGRWAEALNESREVAALREQVLGPDHPDTLVSLREVAVGLGWLGRWADALTEYRRVATARERVLGTDHPDTLASRNDEAHCLEQLGRGAEAVALYRRVAALREQRAAAAR from the coding sequence ATGGGGGACAGCAGGCTCATCCAGGGCCGGTACCGGCTGCTCGATCTGATCGGGCGCGGCGGCATGGGCGAGGTGTGGCGGGCACGGGACGAGTCCCTGGGCCGGCACGTCGCCGTCAAGTGCCTCAAACCGCTGGGCCCGAACCACGACCACGCCTTCACCCGCGTGCTGCGGGAGCGGTTCCGCCGCGAGGCCCGGGTGGCCGCCGCGCTGCAGCACCGCGGCATCACCGTCGTGCACGACTTCGGCGAAGCCGACGGCGTCCTCTACCTCGTCATGGAGCTGCTCGACGGCCGCAACCTCAGCCAGCTCCTGGAGGACAACAAGCAGCACCCGCTGCCGGTCGCGGACGTCATGGAGATCGCCGAGCAGGTCGCCGCCGCCCTCGCCTACTGTCACGAACAGAACATCGTGCACCGGGACCTGAAACCCGCCAACATCGTGCGGCTCGGCGACGGCACGGTGAAGATCTGCGACTTCGGCATCGCCCGCCTCGGCCACGACATCGGCTTCACCTCCCGGCTGACCGGCACCGGCATCGCCATGGGCACCCCGCACTACATGTCCCCGGAACAGATCGGCGGCGACGGGGTCGACCACCGCAGCGACCTCTACTCCTTCGGATGCGTCCTGTACGAGATCGCCACCGGCGTACCGCCGTTCGACCTCGACGACGCCTGGGCGGTCCTCGTCGGCCACCGCGACACCCCGCCCCGCCCGCCGCGCGAGCACCGCGCCGAACTGCCCGAGTACCTGGAGCGGGTCGTCCTCGACCTGCTCGCCAAGGAACCCGGGCAACGACCCGACGACGCCCGCGAGCTGGCCCGCCGGATCAGCGCCCACCGGGCCGCTCCGGCGTGCGTGCCCGCCGTCGCCGCGGCCCGCCCGGTCCCCGGCGGGCCGGCCGGCGCGGGCCGGCTGCCGTCCTGGACCCGCGGCATGACCACCGGCCACAAGGCGACCGGCACCGGGCTGCGCACCACGCCCCCGGACCCGTCGGCGGGACTGTCCGGCGAGTGGATCGCACGGCCCGCCACCGGCCCCGTCATCGAAGAACCCGCCCCCGCGCAGCGGCCCGCCCCGCCCACGGAGGTCCTGACCGCCCTGGCCGGCCGGCACAACGCGGGCCTGAGCCTCGGACGGCTCGGCCGCTGGGCGGAGGCGGGCGAGGTGCACCGGGCGGTCGCCGCCGAACGCGAGCACCTCCTCGGGCCCGACCACCCCGACACCCTCGCCAGCCGCTACGAGGTCGCCTTCACCCTCAGCCGCACCGGCCGCGCCGCGGACGCCCTGCGCGAGTACAAGCACGTCGCCGAGGCCAGGATCCGCACCCTCGGCGCCGACCACCCCGACACCCTGGCCGCCCGCCAGGAGATGGCCTACGTGCTCGGCCAGCTGGGCCGCCCCTTCGACGCCCACCGTGTCTACACCTCGGTGCTCACCGCCCGCGAGGACACCATGGGCCCCGACCACCCCGACACCCTGCGCTGCCGCCACAACCTCGCGTTCAACCTCAGCCGCCTCGGCCGCCTGGAGGACTCGTACCGCATGGCCCGCGAGGTGGCCACCGCCCGCGCCCGTGTGCTCGGCCCGGACCACCCCGACACGCTCGTCACCCGCTACGAGGTCGCCTACGCGCTCGGCCAGCTGGGCCGCTGGCCCGAGGCCCTGGAGACCTACCGCGAGGTCGCCGAGGCCCGCGGCCGCGCCCTCGGCCCCGACCACCCCGACACCCTCGCCGCCCGGCACGAGATCGGCATCAGCCTGGGCCGCCTCGGCCGCAGCGCTGAAGCCCTGGACCTCTACGGCGGTCTGGCCGGGGACCGCAGCCGCAGCCAGGGCCCCACCCACCCCGAAACCCTGCGCGCCCGCCACGGTCGCTGCGTCAATCTCGGACGGCTCGGCCGCTGGGCGGAGGCCCTCAACGAATCCCGGGAGGTCGCCGCCCTCCGCGAACAGGTCCTCGGCCCCGACCACCCGGACACCCTGGTCAGCCTGCGCGAGGTCGCCGTCGGCCTCGGCTGGCTGGGCCGCTGGGCCGACGCGCTCACCGAGTACCGGCGCGTGGCCACCGCCCGCGAACGCGTCCTCGGCACCGACCACCCCGACACCCTCGCCAGCCGCAACGACGAGGCCCACTGCCTGGAACAGCTCGGCCGCGGCGCCGAGGCCGTGGCCCTGTACCGAAGAGTGGCGGCCCTGAGAGAGCAGCGGGCCGCGGCGGCTCGCTGA
- a CDS encoding ABC transporter substrate-binding protein — MRTTSRGLIAALALTPLLAGCFAPGDSDAGAGTGSGGRLRVALAVPPVQALSPYSNDATVLSKLSVAEGLTALDKNGTAKPALAKSWKQNGDTTWTFELREAEFQDGTELTAQAVVNALDHAGAAKPKPRVLSDVSLTAKADDADTVTLTTKSPDPVLPLRLASPALAILSAKAYGKDGAVSPAGTGTGPFEITRLSGKTKAALDRFDGYWGGKAKAPGIDVSWIADGTARANALRGGEADIAEWIPTAQAKLLDGKTRHEVPSVRTDSLILNTGSGLFTDAGLRAAAREAVDGSALVDSVFGGYADAGQGLFGPAVPWAADQRVQVTGRTKAATAAEVKTASQDRTLRLATYTNRAELPEAATVLQQQLEKAGFTVKQDVREYTQMEGDLLAGKYDALVFSRVTLLDTGDAVDYLASDFTSDGVYNIAGLKNPAVDKAIRAAAAERDTAGRQRKIMRAEAEILRTDAVVPLVHEQAVQGIAADVEGVILDPRERSLIDVDTHLK; from the coding sequence ATGCGCACCACCTCCCGCGGTCTCATAGCGGCGCTCGCTCTCACCCCTCTGCTGGCCGGCTGCTTCGCACCGGGCGACAGCGACGCGGGCGCCGGGACGGGATCGGGCGGACGGCTGCGGGTCGCGCTGGCCGTGCCGCCGGTACAGGCGCTGTCCCCGTACAGCAACGACGCCACTGTGCTGAGCAAGTTGTCCGTCGCCGAGGGACTCACCGCCCTTGACAAGAACGGCACGGCCAAGCCCGCCCTGGCGAAGTCCTGGAAGCAGAACGGCGACACCACCTGGACCTTCGAGCTGCGCGAGGCCGAGTTCCAGGACGGCACCGAGCTGACCGCCCAGGCCGTCGTCAACGCGCTCGACCACGCCGGCGCGGCCAAGCCCAAGCCCCGCGTCCTGAGCGACGTGTCACTGACCGCCAAGGCCGACGACGCCGACACCGTCACCCTCACCACCAAGTCGCCCGACCCGGTGCTGCCGCTGCGGCTGGCCAGCCCCGCGCTGGCGATCCTGTCGGCGAAGGCGTATGGGAAGGACGGCGCCGTGAGCCCCGCGGGCACCGGCACCGGTCCGTTCGAGATCACCCGGCTGAGCGGCAAGACCAAGGCCGCCCTCGACCGCTTCGACGGCTACTGGGGCGGCAAGGCGAAGGCGCCCGGCATCGACGTCAGCTGGATCGCGGACGGGACGGCCCGCGCCAACGCCCTGCGCGGCGGCGAGGCCGACATCGCCGAGTGGATCCCCACCGCCCAGGCGAAACTGCTCGACGGCAAGACCCGGCACGAGGTCCCCTCGGTGCGCACCGACAGCCTGATCCTGAACACCGGCAGCGGCCTGTTCACCGACGCCGGTCTGCGCGCCGCCGCCCGCGAGGCCGTCGACGGCTCCGCGCTGGTGGACTCCGTCTTCGGCGGCTACGCCGACGCCGGGCAGGGCCTGTTCGGGCCCGCCGTTCCCTGGGCGGCCGACCAGCGCGTCCAGGTGACGGGCCGTACGAAGGCCGCGACCGCCGCCGAGGTGAAGACCGCCTCCCAGGACAGGACGCTGCGGCTGGCCACCTACACCAACCGGGCCGAGCTGCCCGAGGCGGCGACCGTGCTCCAGCAGCAGCTGGAGAAGGCCGGGTTCACCGTGAAGCAGGACGTGCGCGAGTACACGCAGATGGAGGGCGACCTCCTCGCTGGGAAGTACGACGCCCTCGTCTTCTCGCGGGTGACGCTCCTCGACACCGGCGACGCGGTCGACTACCTCGCCAGCGACTTCACCAGCGACGGCGTCTACAACATCGCCGGCCTGAAGAACCCCGCGGTGGACAAGGCCATCCGGGCGGCCGCAGCCGAGCGGGACACCGCCGGGCGCCAGCGGAAGATCATGCGGGCCGAGGCGGAGATCCTGCGCACCGACGCGGTGGTGCCGCTGGTCCACGAGCAGGCCGTGCAGGGCATCGCCGCCGACGTCGAGGGCGTCATCCTCGACCCGCGCGAGCGGTCCCTCATCGACGTCGACACGCACCTGAAGTAA
- a CDS encoding NAD(P)/FAD-dependent oxidoreductase, with protein MKTIPYWIETAGAFPDRSGKPVTEDTDLVVVGAGLTGLSTALHSARKGARVTLVEKGQIGSGASARNGGMANLGFTIGVRQAIRRYGLERAGEIYNSYGEAVDTVERLVNEESIDCQFRRVGRLGVASRPAHFEAKKAQQRDLAQYFGHETTLVGKSELRSEIGSDAYHGGLLDPFSAALHVGRFVRGMAEACERTGVEIHERNAAIGVRRTAAGRFEVSTERGVIRAGQVMMATDAYTDKNFPWLRRQQVCLGSFIIVTEPLGEELARDIIPKARLIVDSNQVCHYFRLTPDNRLLFGGRARFAPSDPTSDKKSGQVLFREMCEIFPQLSRTKIEYVWGGSVGFAMDRIVHAGQTDDGVYYSLGYAGHGVQMATHMGQVMAEVMDGHPEVSPVRDIAPPRIPLYNGTAWFLPFAGAYYKTLDRIR; from the coding sequence ATGAAGACGATTCCCTACTGGATAGAAACCGCCGGGGCGTTTCCCGACCGATCCGGCAAGCCCGTCACCGAGGACACCGACCTGGTGGTCGTCGGGGCAGGCCTGACGGGTCTGTCCACCGCCCTGCACTCCGCGCGCAAGGGCGCCCGCGTCACCCTCGTCGAGAAGGGCCAGATCGGCTCCGGTGCCTCCGCACGCAACGGCGGCATGGCCAACCTCGGCTTCACCATCGGTGTTCGCCAGGCCATCCGCCGATACGGACTGGAGCGGGCCGGCGAGATCTACAACTCCTACGGCGAGGCCGTGGACACCGTCGAGCGGCTCGTGAACGAGGAGTCCATCGACTGCCAGTTCCGTCGCGTCGGACGCCTGGGCGTCGCCTCCCGTCCCGCTCACTTCGAAGCCAAGAAGGCCCAGCAGCGCGACCTGGCCCAGTACTTCGGGCACGAGACCACCCTGGTCGGCAAGTCCGAGCTGCGTTCCGAGATCGGATCCGACGCCTACCACGGCGGTCTGCTCGACCCGTTCAGTGCCGCTCTGCACGTCGGCCGTTTCGTGCGCGGCATGGCCGAGGCGTGCGAGCGCACCGGTGTGGAGATCCACGAGCGCAACGCGGCCATCGGCGTGCGGCGCACCGCCGCCGGCCGGTTCGAGGTCAGCACCGAGCGCGGTGTCATCCGTGCCGGGCAGGTCATGATGGCCACCGACGCCTACACCGACAAGAACTTCCCCTGGCTGCGCCGCCAGCAGGTGTGCCTGGGCAGTTTCATCATCGTGACCGAGCCGCTCGGCGAGGAACTCGCCCGGGACATCATCCCCAAGGCCCGTCTCATCGTGGACTCCAACCAGGTCTGCCACTACTTCCGGCTCACCCCGGACAACCGGCTGCTGTTCGGCGGCCGTGCCCGCTTCGCGCCGTCCGACCCCACCTCGGACAAGAAGAGCGGACAGGTTCTGTTCCGGGAGATGTGCGAGATCTTCCCTCAGCTCTCCCGCACCAAGATCGAGTACGTGTGGGGCGGTTCCGTCGGCTTCGCGATGGACCGCATCGTGCACGCCGGGCAGACCGATGACGGCGTCTACTACTCCCTGGGCTATGCGGGCCACGGTGTGCAGATGGCCACCCACATGGGGCAGGTCATGGCCGAGGTGATGGACGGTCACCCCGAGGTCAGCCCGGTCCGTGACATCGCCCCGCCCCGCATCCCCCTCTACAACGGCACCGCCTGGTTCCTGCCCTTCGCCGGCGCCTACTACAAGACGCTGGACCGCATCCGCTGA